The following proteins are co-located in the Clavibacter capsici genome:
- a CDS encoding isochorismatase family protein, which produces MPAPRRALVLVDVQQEYFAGPLEIRHPDPADSVRVIARAIDAATAAGIPVIVVQHDSGEGAPVFDPTSDAFRLHPEVESRRADAWKAVTKSKGSVFAGTDLVEWVRAEGVDTITLVGYMTNNCIIASAVEAEGLDVAAEVLSDATGAIALANAAGSVDAATVHGTLLALLHSNFAAVATTDAWIAAVTAGEPLPKDDLGSSATAGAARSAG; this is translated from the coding sequence ATGCCCGCACCCCGTCGCGCCCTCGTCCTCGTCGACGTCCAGCAGGAGTACTTCGCCGGTCCGCTCGAGATCCGCCACCCGGATCCCGCCGACTCCGTGCGCGTGATCGCCCGCGCGATCGACGCCGCCACCGCGGCCGGGATCCCCGTCATCGTCGTGCAGCACGACTCCGGCGAGGGCGCGCCCGTCTTCGACCCGACGAGCGACGCCTTCCGCCTGCACCCCGAGGTGGAGTCGCGCCGCGCGGACGCGTGGAAGGCCGTGACCAAGTCGAAGGGCTCCGTCTTCGCGGGCACCGACCTCGTCGAGTGGGTGCGCGCCGAGGGCGTCGACACGATCACGCTCGTCGGCTACATGACCAACAACTGCATCATCGCGTCGGCGGTGGAGGCCGAGGGGCTCGACGTCGCCGCCGAGGTGCTCTCCGACGCGACCGGGGCGATCGCCCTGGCCAACGCGGCCGGATCCGTCGACGCGGCGACCGTGCACGGCACCCTGCTCGCGCTGCTGCACTCGAACTTCGCGGCCGTCGCGACGACCGACGCGTGGATCGCGGCGGTCACCGCGGGCGAGCCGCTCCCGA
- a CDS encoding TetR/AcrR family transcriptional regulator encodes MPSTPPSDRPALGRPAAIDAQELARVAIGLFAERGYEAVSMADIAEAAGVGRRSLFRYFPTKADLVWAGADVVGAELERLLGEGPGDRPLGEAYADAFVGALGPRFLDLGMTRVRLRIIDAHPDLHSRSSPRITAASPALAEFVARGLPGLRGTVEAAAVTEALASASHTALRWWATRSDDERPDDAIRRAVRALALPGDAR; translated from the coding sequence ATGCCGTCGACCCCGCCGAGCGATCGGCCCGCCCTCGGCCGCCCCGCCGCGATCGACGCGCAGGAGCTCGCCCGCGTGGCCATCGGCCTGTTCGCGGAGCGCGGCTACGAGGCCGTGAGCATGGCCGACATCGCCGAGGCCGCGGGCGTCGGCCGCCGCAGCCTCTTCCGCTACTTCCCGACCAAGGCCGACCTCGTGTGGGCCGGTGCCGACGTCGTCGGCGCGGAGCTCGAGCGCCTCCTCGGCGAGGGCCCGGGCGACCGGCCGCTGGGGGAGGCGTACGCGGACGCGTTCGTCGGTGCGCTCGGACCGCGCTTCCTCGACCTCGGCATGACGCGGGTGCGGCTGCGGATCATCGACGCGCACCCGGATCTGCACAGCCGGTCGTCGCCCCGCATCACGGCCGCGTCGCCCGCGCTCGCCGAGTTCGTGGCGCGCGGGCTGCCCGGCCTCCGCGGCACGGTCGAGGCGGCAGCGGTGACCGAGGCGCTCGCGTCGGCGAGCCACACGGCCCTGCGCTGGTGGGCGACGCGATCCGACGACGAACGGCCCGACGACGCGATCCGCCGGGCCGTCCGCGCGCTCGCCCTCCCCGGCGACGCCCGCTAG
- a CDS encoding DIP1984 family protein → MRLAEALMERSDLQRRVESLRSRVQATARYQEGEDPAEDAAALLEEAVETADLLAALVTRINLTNTAAALDDGTPLTAALARRDALRTRHGILTAAADAASGRGGASGGSYAPRQMRSELRQLSALPIREVRDRADDAARELRELDARIQRANWEVELVEEA, encoded by the coding sequence ATGAGACTCGCCGAGGCGCTGATGGAACGGTCCGACCTGCAGAGGCGCGTCGAGTCGCTGCGGAGCAGGGTCCAGGCGACCGCCCGCTACCAGGAGGGCGAGGATCCCGCGGAGGACGCGGCCGCGCTGCTCGAGGAGGCGGTCGAGACGGCGGACCTGCTCGCGGCGCTCGTGACGCGGATCAACCTCACCAACACGGCCGCGGCGCTCGACGACGGCACGCCCCTCACCGCGGCGCTCGCCCGGCGGGACGCGCTGCGGACGCGGCACGGGATCCTCACCGCCGCGGCCGACGCCGCCTCCGGTCGTGGGGGCGCGAGCGGCGGCTCGTACGCGCCGCGGCAGATGCGGAGCGAGCTGCGGCAGCTCTCGGCGCTGCCCATCCGCGAGGTGCGCGACCGGGCCGACGACGCGGCGCGCGAGCTCCGGGAGCTCGACGCCCGGATCCAGCGCGCGAACTGGGAGGTGGAGCTGGTCGAGGAGGCGTAG